A genome region from Fodinibius salicampi includes the following:
- a CDS encoding TolC family protein, producing the protein MREDRVLQELITELDSLLSEKSRRISDGDTDYYKELHRLFATREKTLKDDSNPRLDEISAEQQRFYNDYGLSFNWSYLNNIEQGIFTGGDIFYNKRLTTGLKWDILGNGLLDNRSRAAELEVEKEIAEKQLMQSNAEDKYKVLYKKILYLFTKSKSAYINEYLDVVSVNLELLHRLHYKDLLSWQEVLRLSSLKAQLEHKLDTYRAVEKQLVEAEGIEILSKSTPEVTNLAVPDLDIELFLNSVRNFHEDIQLSDDKLDKLDYSFLSDISFSVSAQYNIYDNLYDRPENEAVGGREYFSTTFNISFPLPINMGSKKKLAEARKRRIVQDQKEKRRNISDEITDHFLEYQQQKQRYLELYETYLMREEEIKSQQALRKIGSPDFSIRKLSNAMIDRYGAVLDLIEAKQQLYLKLVNIDSYLPNEGIEQFISGSQIENYEPKAKRKADQLYIWSSSFAEINNQKLLHYLKREGFSHLFLSVGPDTSLYRKAKAFNQLASRQGITAEMLIGNNHLVNHENRANEFLQLANRAERLQFEGIHLDVEPHTFDDWDSNREMYLRSYVNMLEAVRASLEDTSLKLSISIPHFYDSIISDLVQYADTIVVMAYETTDIKDLLDRTEVERKILMDRLAIALRPTDFSNRRELNNFVREIVSQTKFQTFVLHDYDALKELEVK; encoded by the coding sequence ATGCGTGAGGATAGGGTTCTGCAAGAATTAATAACAGAATTAGATTCTTTACTATCAGAAAAATCGCGGCGTATTTCTGATGGAGATACAGATTATTATAAGGAGCTACACAGGTTATTTGCTACAAGAGAGAAAACACTAAAAGATGACTCAAATCCACGCTTGGATGAAATATCAGCTGAGCAACAACGATTTTATAATGATTATGGGCTGAGCTTTAATTGGAGTTATCTGAATAATATTGAACAGGGAATATTTACAGGAGGCGATATTTTTTATAACAAACGCCTCACAACAGGCCTGAAGTGGGATATCCTCGGGAATGGATTATTGGATAACAGAAGCAGGGCTGCAGAACTGGAGGTGGAAAAAGAAATAGCCGAGAAGCAGTTAATGCAGTCTAATGCAGAAGACAAATATAAAGTACTCTACAAAAAAATTCTGTATCTCTTCACCAAAAGTAAATCAGCGTATATTAATGAATATCTTGATGTTGTTTCAGTCAATTTGGAACTACTCCACCGGTTACATTACAAGGATCTGTTATCTTGGCAGGAAGTACTTAGACTAAGTTCATTAAAGGCACAATTGGAACACAAACTGGACACCTACCGTGCGGTAGAAAAGCAACTTGTAGAAGCAGAGGGTATAGAAATCCTTTCTAAAAGTACCCCGGAAGTGACGAATTTAGCAGTACCTGATTTAGATATCGAACTGTTTTTGAATTCGGTGCGAAATTTTCATGAAGATATTCAGCTTAGCGACGATAAGCTTGATAAACTTGATTATAGTTTCTTATCAGATATCTCATTTTCCGTTTCGGCCCAATACAATATATACGATAATTTATATGATCGTCCGGAAAATGAAGCCGTGGGAGGTCGGGAATATTTTTCTACAACATTTAATATTTCATTCCCGCTTCCAATAAATATGGGAAGTAAAAAGAAATTAGCGGAAGCCCGGAAACGCAGAATAGTGCAAGACCAAAAGGAAAAGCGCCGGAATATATCCGATGAGATAACAGATCATTTTTTAGAATATCAACAGCAGAAACAGCGATACCTGGAGTTATATGAAACGTATTTGATGCGGGAAGAAGAGATCAAAAGCCAGCAAGCGTTAAGAAAGATTGGTAGTCCTGATTTCAGCATCCGTAAATTAAGTAATGCGATGATTGACCGCTACGGAGCTGTTTTAGACCTTATTGAAGCCAAACAGCAGCTTTATTTGAAGCTGGTTAATATCGACTCGTATTTACCGAACGAAGGAATAGAACAGTTCATCTCCGGATCCCAAATTGAAAACTATGAACCTAAGGCGAAAAGAAAAGCAGATCAGTTATATATATGGTCGTCTTCATTTGCAGAAATAAATAATCAAAAATTATTGCATTATCTCAAAAGAGAGGGTTTTAGTCATCTCTTTTTGTCTGTTGGACCTGATACCTCGTTATATCGCAAGGCAAAGGCCTTTAACCAGTTAGCCTCAAGACAGGGTATTACAGCCGAAATGCTTATTGGTAACAACCATCTGGTTAATCATGAAAACCGGGCAAATGAATTTCTTCAACTTGCCAATCGGGCAGAAAGGTTGCAATTTGAGGGTATACATCTGGATGTTGAGCCCCATACTTTCGATGATTGGGATTCCAACAGGGAAATGTACTTGCGCAGTTATGTAAATATGCTTGAAGCCGTACGGGCGTCGCTGGAGGATACCTCATTAAAGTTAAGCATCTCCATACCCCATTTTTATGATTCAATAATTTCAGATTTAGTTCAGTATGCCGATACCATTGTAGTAATGGCATATGAAACCACAGATATTAAAGATCTCTTGGATAGAACAGAAGTGGAGAGAAAAATATTAATGGATCGTTTGGCTATTGCATTGCGACCAACAGATTTTAGTAATCGGCGTGAACTGAATAATTTTGTACGCGAGATAGTCTCTCAAACTAAATTTCAAACATTTGTTTTGCACGACTATGATGCGTTAAAAGAACTAGAGGTGAAGTAG
- a CDS encoding response regulator: MELNCIIVEDDPTFRVVLKKNVESKSSLNLIGVAENGKEAIKLINRKSVDLVFLDINLPDMTGFDVIDLAKDLDPSKVIIISGSKEDGIKAFDYGITDYIVKPFEEGRFDEALGRYIRDVGRSQKSASFVDRMIEKSLEYIYTRQIRDYKPLSFRNAKLGYIYPMLTANFDFEREDQVPKILDIAVKEGFLTSEYYDSFYTCNHCSNSYLHFRESCPNCHSTNIESEDQIHHFSCAYMGPRSDFESNPGSRDLICPKCDKSLTHIGVDYDKPSEIFECNQCNEMFQDPLVKAKCRNCNSDIKVENLVKKKLMSYQLTSLGEDAAKGKIAVDVGELDNMLDVIDKTYFKRSLSKEIERKKEANFESTIASIYLENISELYDQLGDQRSKNFVRELYEVALNEVNRSDEVIFKNMVTLWLLITENNVQEADSMTGKVMKRIKELVDDNNPNFTLKISKNLQPVEADKSADEQLRQLDIDKD, translated from the coding sequence ATGGAACTGAATTGTATAATAGTTGAGGATGATCCCACTTTTCGTGTTGTTCTAAAAAAGAATGTGGAAAGTAAGTCCTCTTTAAATCTCATTGGAGTCGCTGAAAATGGAAAAGAGGCGATTAAGCTTATAAATCGGAAATCGGTTGACTTGGTTTTTCTGGATATTAACCTGCCGGATATGACCGGATTTGATGTCATTGATCTCGCCAAAGATCTGGATCCCAGCAAAGTTATTATAATAAGCGGGAGTAAAGAAGACGGTATAAAAGCATTTGACTATGGTATTACCGATTATATCGTTAAGCCGTTTGAAGAAGGACGCTTTGATGAGGCATTAGGCAGGTATATCAGGGATGTGGGGAGGAGTCAGAAATCTGCTTCTTTTGTTGACCGAATGATTGAAAAATCATTAGAATATATATATACAAGGCAAATACGGGATTATAAACCCCTCTCTTTTAGAAATGCAAAGCTGGGATACATTTATCCCATGTTGACTGCTAATTTTGACTTTGAACGGGAAGATCAGGTCCCAAAAATTCTGGATATCGCTGTTAAGGAGGGGTTCCTGACATCAGAATATTATGACAGTTTTTATACTTGCAATCACTGTAGTAATAGCTATCTTCACTTCCGGGAAAGTTGCCCTAACTGTCATTCTACAAACATTGAATCCGAAGACCAGATTCATCACTTTTCCTGCGCCTACATGGGGCCCCGATCTGATTTTGAATCAAATCCAGGCTCCAGGGACCTGATTTGTCCTAAATGTGATAAATCACTTACACATATTGGCGTTGATTATGACAAGCCCTCTGAAATATTCGAGTGTAACCAGTGTAATGAGATGTTCCAGGATCCTTTGGTAAAAGCAAAATGTAGGAACTGTAATTCAGATATTAAGGTAGAAAACCTGGTCAAAAAGAAATTAATGTCTTATCAATTGACGAGTCTTGGTGAGGATGCTGCCAAAGGCAAGATTGCAGTTGATGTGGGCGAATTGGATAACATGCTTGATGTTATCGACAAAACCTATTTTAAACGTTCTTTATCTAAAGAAATAGAGCGCAAAAAGGAAGCTAACTTCGAAAGTACTATCGCTTCTATCTATTTGGAAAATATCTCAGAGTTATATGATCAGTTAGGGGACCAAAGAAGTAAAAACTTTGTCCGAGAGTTATATGAAGTCGCCCTGAATGAGGTAAATCGTTCTGATGAAGTAATTTTTAAAAATATGGTTACTCTGTGGTTACTTATTACGGAGAACAACGTACAGGAGGCGGATTCAATGACTGGAAAGGTCATGAAGCGGATAAAAGAGTTGGTGGATGATAATAATCCAAACTTTACGCTTAAAATTTCTAAAAATTTACAACCGGTTGAAGCCGATAAAAGTGCGGATGAGCAACTCAGACAATTGGATATCGATAAAGATTAA
- a CDS encoding flavodoxin family protein, whose amino-acid sequence MKYKPSFTLLLVAFFGLISCSSNAQEQDAATGEIDKENILLVYLSRTGNTEAVAEIIQQEVGGEMVQLKLQTPYPENYDAIVEQVDKENETGYLPPLKTKIEDIQDYDTVFLGFPTWDMQLPPPMKSFLNEYDLSGKTVIPFNTNGGYGLGSSIQQVEELCPECNILDAFSTKGGLERDGIYLAIEGERRDQVHAEVTDWLQSIEIQ is encoded by the coding sequence ATGAAATATAAACCCTCTTTCACCTTGCTACTGGTCGCATTCTTTGGGCTTATTTCGTGTTCATCAAACGCCCAAGAGCAGGATGCCGCCACTGGCGAGATAGATAAAGAAAATATCTTATTAGTATATCTATCCCGTACAGGCAACACCGAGGCGGTAGCAGAAATAATCCAACAAGAAGTGGGTGGTGAAATGGTCCAACTCAAGCTGCAAACACCGTATCCGGAAAATTATGATGCCATAGTAGAACAGGTGGATAAAGAAAATGAAACGGGTTACCTGCCCCCACTTAAGACCAAAATTGAGGATATTCAGGATTACGATACTGTTTTTCTTGGATTCCCCACTTGGGATATGCAACTACCGCCGCCGATGAAAAGTTTTTTGAACGAATATGATTTGAGTGGTAAAACGGTGATCCCCTTTAATACCAACGGGGGATACGGCCTCGGAAGCAGTATTCAACAAGTAGAAGAACTATGTCCTGAATGCAATATCCTGGATGCCTTTTCAACCAAAGGCGGCTTGGAACGAGACGGGATATACCTTGCGATAGAAGGAGAACGAAGAGACCAAGTCCATGCCGAAGTAACAGATTGGTTGCAAAGTATTGAGATACAATAA
- a CDS encoding helix-turn-helix domain-containing protein, giving the protein MSNSKKLQDWYKQKIDSVPEKTQMENERFDVFKLDPFLGDNPAPVPYDQRDYYKVMLFRGKGKVLYADKVIEVKKQALSFSNPLIPCEWIDKKDVMGGLFCIFDKEFFQEFADFSEYSVFQPGGNHVFELTDEQLKKVATFYKRMFKELNSDYQHKYDVLRTIIFDLMHFAMKMEPSSHIRSKEINASRRISMMFQDLLERQFPIDDSHRCLNLRMPSDFAEKLNVHVNHLNRALKETTGKTTSQHVNERILQEAKILLKRSQWNISEIGYGLGFSEAPHFSNFFKKHVDMSPSEFRDV; this is encoded by the coding sequence ATGAGTAATTCTAAAAAATTACAAGACTGGTACAAACAAAAAATTGATTCCGTTCCTGAAAAAACGCAGATGGAGAATGAGCGTTTTGATGTATTTAAATTAGATCCTTTTTTGGGAGATAATCCTGCACCCGTACCCTACGATCAGAGAGATTATTACAAAGTCATGCTGTTTAGGGGCAAAGGTAAAGTCTTATATGCCGATAAAGTTATTGAAGTGAAAAAACAAGCACTCAGCTTCTCTAATCCACTTATTCCATGTGAGTGGATTGATAAAAAAGATGTGATGGGGGGCTTGTTTTGCATATTTGATAAGGAGTTTTTCCAAGAATTTGCAGACTTCAGTGAATATTCAGTATTTCAGCCTGGTGGAAATCATGTGTTTGAGCTTACCGATGAGCAGCTAAAAAAAGTTGCTACTTTTTATAAGCGCATGTTTAAAGAGTTGAATTCTGACTATCAACACAAATATGATGTTTTGCGAACTATCATTTTTGATTTGATGCACTTTGCTATGAAGATGGAACCTTCATCCCATATCAGAAGCAAAGAAATTAATGCCTCGCGGCGTATTTCTATGATGTTTCAGGATCTTTTAGAACGCCAATTCCCGATTGACGACTCCCATCGTTGCTTAAACCTTCGTATGCCTTCTGATTTTGCTGAAAAACTTAATGTACACGTGAACCACCTGAACCGGGCGTTAAAGGAAACGACCGGGAAAACTACTTCTCAGCATGTTAATGAACGGATACTTCAGGAGGCAAAAATTCTGCTGAAGCGTAGCCAGTGGAATATTTCTGAAATTGGCTATGGATTAGGATTCAGCGAAGCCCCCCATTTTAGTAATTTTTTCAAAAAGCATGTTGATATGAGTCCCTCGGAATTCAGGGATGTTTGA
- a CDS encoding substrate-binding domain-containing protein, which yields MPGDIALLGYGDLPICQQARPTITSISTDSQKLGKATIDKLMKLILQSDCNIKTTSYILVSVLERESA from the coding sequence ATACCCGGTGATATTGCACTACTTGGTTATGGCGACCTTCCCATTTGTCAACAGGCTCGGCCCACAATTACTTCAATTTCTACAGATTCCCAAAAACTTGGGAAGGCTACCATTGACAAATTAATGAAATTAATATTACAGTCAGACTGTAATATTAAAACCACAAGCTATATTCTCGTTTCTGTATTAGAACGAGAATCTGCTTAG
- a CDS encoding SMP-30/gluconolactonase/LRE family protein — MEKRNPVIGNLFNKMIVLTVMIAVGILANTAIGQAQQTEKYPVGNPLGLTSNGDFQPISPNVTVFGAINNAESCIYDAERDLIVVPSRGVSQRMQENNAWVSLINSDGSVHTTKWIGVQDPDRRSELSPPLVLNDPLGSEIAGGVLYFADRDGGTNGDDPTVAVIRRFDLKTGKPLKDIQIEDSPWINDITVAEDGTIYTTQTGDLGQNPDPKTWKVWKISPEGNISEFAVGNPINVPNGIAIDPDGNIVVVNFGNPEVLTFSPEGKLIKTEKAVQTGGDGIEIMPDGTKYISSVRQGGISRITPDGSAELIAENIPSAASICYDSGVNQLVIPMTSQSTLGFVPLD; from the coding sequence ATGGAAAAAAGAAATCCCGTTATAGGTAACTTGTTCAACAAAATGATTGTTCTTACAGTCATGATAGCGGTAGGAATCCTAGCCAATACAGCCATTGGGCAGGCGCAGCAAACGGAGAAATATCCGGTTGGTAACCCTCTGGGCCTAACATCCAATGGTGATTTTCAGCCGATCTCACCCAATGTAACCGTATTTGGAGCCATTAATAATGCCGAGAGTTGTATTTATGATGCTGAACGAGACCTGATTGTCGTACCAAGCCGTGGGGTGTCTCAACGTATGCAGGAAAACAATGCCTGGGTTTCGCTCATCAATTCCGACGGATCTGTTCATACCACGAAATGGATTGGGGTTCAGGATCCTGACCGCCGCAGTGAATTATCTCCTCCCCTTGTCTTAAATGATCCGCTGGGAAGCGAAATAGCAGGTGGTGTTCTCTATTTTGCCGACCGCGATGGTGGGACAAATGGTGATGATCCGACGGTGGCCGTCATTCGCCGGTTTGATTTGAAGACTGGGAAACCCCTCAAAGATATTCAAATCGAGGACTCTCCGTGGATTAACGACATTACCGTGGCAGAGGACGGTACCATTTACACCACACAAACCGGAGATTTGGGACAAAATCCCGACCCGAAAACTTGGAAAGTATGGAAAATATCTCCAGAGGGAAATATTTCTGAATTCGCCGTGGGCAATCCTATTAACGTCCCGAACGGCATTGCGATAGATCCGGACGGAAATATTGTAGTGGTCAACTTTGGTAATCCCGAAGTCCTCACATTTTCACCAGAGGGGAAGCTGATAAAAACGGAAAAAGCTGTTCAGACGGGAGGCGATGGAATAGAAATTATGCCTGACGGTACCAAATATATAAGCAGTGTGAGACAGGGAGGTATTTCCCGAATTACTCCCGATGGATCCGCCGAGCTGATTGCAGAGAACATCCCAAGCGCGGCATCTATTTGCTATGATTCTGGAGTAAATCAACTTGTGATTCCGATGACTTCACAGAGCACGCTGGGTTTTGTTCCGCTCGATTAA
- a CDS encoding SHOCT domain-containing protein, producing MFYDHHFIGMHWVWWIIITLIILLTVFNVLPYRYSSSKSSEAPLDILKKRFARGEIEKEEYKERKRIIEENHNP from the coding sequence ATGTTTTACGATCATCACTTTATCGGAATGCACTGGGTTTGGTGGATTATTATAACGCTGATCATATTATTAACTGTATTTAATGTTTTGCCCTACCGTTACTCTTCTTCTAAATCCAGCGAAGCCCCCTTAGATATCTTGAAGAAAAGATTTGCACGGGGAGAAATAGAAAAAGAAGAATATAAAGAACGTAAGCGCATTATTGAAGAAAATCACAACCCATAG
- a CDS encoding sensor histidine kinase translates to MSSLTSFFDRLSISKKLAFWYGLSLFIMLSVFGYFLYESFHQSIHHNYDRHLRFEAEQLLPHINTSGDSLSINLTGYSRNAALKSGVEYGTYVRLYSQVEHLIYKSSNFADVKQPLDTNIPERPEEYSFSSQWQELPARTLFYPIMDDAGQLCGWLEVTGFEWTLHEELSRFRQYLLVLIAISVAFSILGGYWLSRRALSPVSSIIDGAKSITATDLDKRIPVNFQVRDELTDLAETFNMMLNRLQKGFEREKRFTSDAAHELMTPLSSMRSDAEIMLRKPRSKEEYRETIQRMLTETCRMSEMVHLLLQLSRVESVHRSEPNIINISRITKVVVDGYQENAQAKNINIQTQIKPDLQVRAHEAYIKEVINNLLGNALKYTPKDGAIEIQLQRSSGKAVLYLIDTGIGFDEVTKKHLFERFYRANKQDVQESPGSGLGLPLVKAIVELYNGKIRAYSDGEGKGSTFVVELPLIEDFKS, encoded by the coding sequence ATGAGTAGCTTAACAAGCTTTTTTGATCGGCTTTCGATTTCTAAAAAGCTAGCATTTTGGTATGGATTGAGTTTATTTATAATGCTAAGTGTTTTCGGCTATTTTCTATATGAATCCTTTCATCAGTCGATCCATCATAACTATGATCGTCATCTGCGATTCGAGGCTGAGCAGCTGCTTCCGCATATCAATACCAGCGGAGATTCCCTTTCCATTAATCTTACAGGATACAGCAGGAATGCAGCACTTAAAAGCGGCGTGGAATATGGGACCTACGTTCGATTGTACAGCCAGGTGGAGCACCTCATTTATAAAAGCTCCAACTTCGCGGATGTAAAACAGCCATTGGATACAAATATTCCTGAAAGGCCCGAGGAATATTCTTTTAGCAGCCAGTGGCAGGAACTGCCGGCACGAACGCTGTTCTATCCGATTATGGATGATGCTGGTCAGCTTTGCGGCTGGCTTGAGGTGACCGGATTTGAATGGACGTTACATGAAGAGTTGAGTCGATTCAGGCAGTATTTATTGGTTTTGATTGCCATAAGTGTTGCTTTTTCGATTCTTGGAGGATACTGGCTGTCGCGGCGTGCCTTGTCCCCGGTTTCTTCAATCATTGATGGTGCCAAATCAATAACAGCCACAGACTTGGATAAACGTATTCCGGTAAACTTTCAGGTGAGGGATGAGCTTACCGATCTGGCTGAGACTTTTAATATGATGCTCAATCGTCTTCAAAAAGGTTTTGAGCGGGAGAAGCGTTTCACCTCCGATGCGGCCCACGAACTGATGACACCACTTTCATCGATGCGCAGTGATGCTGAAATCATGCTCCGTAAACCTCGTTCAAAGGAGGAATATCGAGAAACCATCCAACGAATGTTGACGGAAACCTGCCGCATGAGCGAGATGGTACACTTACTGCTTCAATTGTCAAGAGTGGAATCAGTGCATCGTTCTGAGCCGAACATCATTAATATAAGTCGTATCACGAAAGTGGTGGTGGATGGGTATCAGGAAAACGCTCAAGCTAAGAATATAAATATTCAAACACAGATTAAACCTGACCTGCAAGTCCGGGCGCATGAAGCTTATATTAAGGAGGTTATCAATAATCTGTTGGGAAATGCATTGAAATATACCCCCAAAGATGGAGCTATAGAGATACAGCTTCAACGATCTAGTGGCAAGGCGGTACTGTATCTTATTGATACAGGTATTGGATTTGATGAAGTTACAAAAAAACATCTATTCGAGCGTTTTTACCGTGCTAATAAACAGGATGTGCAGGAAAGTCCCGGTAGTGGATTAGGATTACCTTTGGTAAAGGCGATTGTCGAGTTATATAATGGTAAAATTCGGGCATATAGCGACGGCGAAGGGAAGGGGAGTACATTTGTAGTTGAATTGCCTTTGATAGAAGATTTTAAAAGTTAA
- a CDS encoding nuclear transport factor 2 family protein → MKSLITGIKILLIGLFLIAVGMPSFAQNADAEQQVTDLSKQKWQWMADKNVDELATLFHDKSKFVHMSGTWSKDRELEIIESGSIWYKNTDVHEVAVEIVGDTAILWNRITLVAVVRGSEVSNEFTVTEVYKQQEDDWKLLDLTFSSVRDTHSIE, encoded by the coding sequence ATGAAATCACTAATTACAGGTATAAAAATATTACTTATCGGACTGTTTTTAATCGCTGTGGGTATGCCATCCTTCGCTCAAAATGCTGATGCGGAACAGCAGGTCACAGATCTCTCTAAACAAAAGTGGCAATGGATGGCCGACAAGAACGTGGATGAGCTTGCCACTCTTTTTCACGACAAGTCAAAATTTGTCCATATGAGTGGAACCTGGAGTAAGGACCGGGAGCTTGAAATCATTGAAAGCGGAAGCATTTGGTACAAAAATACGGATGTTCATGAGGTTGCGGTAGAAATTGTAGGCGATACGGCCATCCTTTGGAATCGTATTACGCTGGTGGCGGTTGTCCGAGGTAGTGAAGTATCGAATGAGTTTACCGTTACCGAAGTCTATAAACAACAAGAGGACGATTGGAAATTATTAGACTTGACCTTTAGCAGTGTACGAGACACCCATAGCATTGAATGA
- a CDS encoding class I SAM-dependent methyltransferase has protein sequence MPKRGKKHTRSRYDLIAPLYNVMEWPIEQLLFKSWRKELWEKITGPQVLEIGVGTGKNIPYYPEGIELTGIDLSPGMLKRAKELLADRQKNRTTLKEMDAQQMDFSDNIFDEVVATFVFCSVPDPILGLKEALRVTKPGGKLHLLEHMRADHSALAFIMDKLDSPIHFLSGVHIARRTVSNVKKAGWDIKNVCDLTSGGIVKRIDARKPH, from the coding sequence ATGCCTAAGAGAGGAAAAAAACACACACGTAGCCGATACGATTTAATTGCGCCTCTCTATAATGTTATGGAATGGCCCATTGAACAGCTTCTTTTCAAGTCTTGGCGAAAAGAGCTCTGGGAAAAAATAACGGGACCACAAGTGCTTGAAATTGGAGTAGGAACAGGCAAAAATATCCCCTACTACCCCGAAGGGATTGAATTAACAGGAATTGACCTTTCCCCGGGCATGCTAAAACGGGCAAAAGAGCTGTTGGCAGACAGGCAGAAAAACCGTACTACCCTTAAAGAGATGGATGCCCAGCAGATGGATTTCTCCGATAATATCTTTGATGAGGTAGTAGCAACCTTCGTGTTTTGCTCGGTTCCCGATCCGATATTGGGATTAAAAGAAGCGCTGCGCGTGACCAAGCCCGGCGGTAAATTGCATCTATTAGAACACATGCGTGCTGATCACTCTGCATTAGCTTTTATAATGGATAAGCTTGATAGTCCTATCCATTTCCTGAGTGGGGTACATATTGCACGCAGAACAGTTTCAAATGTAAAAAAGGCAGGGTGGGATATAAAGAATGTCTGCGACTTAACATCCGGTGGAATTGTGAAACGGATTGACGCCAGAAAACCCCATTAA
- a CDS encoding PQQ-dependent sugar dehydrogenase: MNIKKYFLTSYGEGCSNYLTETIQQFSVLFLLVVLFIAGCSESAADKESSIETNPEIVCAADNGGITLPDGFCASLVVDSLGRARHIAVASNGDIYVKTRSEEGGIAALRDTTGDFQADIIERFSDMTPMGNGILWETGMAIHNGYLWASNTEAVYRWPMPEGGKLVPEGEPEIVVNGFPEQRAHASKSITFDESGHLYVAVGAPSNNCQQEPRTPGSPGLDPCPQLERQAGIWRFSADSVGQTQQDGIRYATGIRNIVGLDWNTSDHALYVMQHGRDQLNQLWPDLYTTEDNAELPAEEMLRLTEGANAGWPYCYYDQQQEQKVLSPEYGGDGQEVGRCSEFLDPVAAFPGHWAPNGLMFYTGEHFPEHYRGVPSLLSTAPGTVLRCPRRAIRSLLPPLKMVLRQMITKRLPMASLVWIPSLAEARRNTARWVWQWDRMVPSLSPTPKRGASGAWYIPVKRTTKRGAEDKLHGVNTLQPMFITY, encoded by the coding sequence ATGAACATTAAAAAATATTTTTTGACTTCCTACGGTGAAGGATGCTCCAACTATTTAACTGAGACCATACAACAGTTTTCTGTTCTGTTTCTTCTCGTGGTACTGTTTATTGCCGGATGCAGCGAGTCTGCAGCCGACAAGGAGTCTTCAATTGAAACAAACCCGGAGATTGTGTGTGCCGCCGACAACGGTGGTATTACACTGCCGGACGGATTCTGTGCGAGCCTCGTAGTTGATAGTCTTGGTCGTGCACGTCATATCGCCGTGGCATCTAATGGCGATATCTACGTGAAAACGCGTAGTGAAGAGGGAGGTATTGCAGCATTGCGGGATACCACAGGTGACTTCCAGGCGGATATCATTGAGCGATTTAGTGATATGACTCCGATGGGCAACGGAATTTTGTGGGAGACAGGAATGGCTATTCACAATGGCTATCTCTGGGCCTCGAACACCGAGGCTGTCTATCGTTGGCCCATGCCCGAAGGTGGGAAACTAGTTCCAGAAGGGGAGCCAGAGATTGTCGTTAACGGCTTCCCCGAGCAGCGGGCGCATGCCTCCAAGTCCATTACTTTCGACGAGAGCGGCCACCTCTATGTAGCCGTGGGCGCACCCTCGAATAATTGCCAGCAGGAACCGCGTACGCCCGGCTCTCCGGGATTGGATCCTTGTCCACAATTGGAGCGGCAGGCAGGTATCTGGCGTTTTTCGGCTGACTCTGTGGGTCAAACGCAGCAGGATGGTATCCGTTACGCCACGGGTATTCGCAATATCGTGGGCCTCGACTGGAACACGTCAGACCACGCACTCTACGTCATGCAGCACGGACGTGATCAGCTCAACCAGCTTTGGCCGGATCTCTACACCACAGAGGATAATGCGGAACTTCCAGCCGAAGAGATGCTGCGTCTTACCGAAGGCGCCAACGCAGGCTGGCCCTACTGCTATTACGACCAGCAGCAGGAGCAGAAAGTGCTCTCCCCCGAATACGGTGGCGATGGCCAGGAAGTAGGTCGCTGCTCTGAGTTTCTCGATCCAGTGGCGGCTTTTCCGGGACACTGGGCACCGAATGGCCTCATGTTTTACACGGGTGAGCATTTCCCTGAACACTACCGGGGGGTGCCTTCGTTGCTTTCCACGGCTCCTGGAACCGTGCTCCGCTGCCCCAGGAGGGCTATAAGGTCACTTTTACCCCCTTTGAAGATGGTACTCCGGCAGATGATTACGAAACGTTTGCCGATGGCTTCGCTGGTGTGGATACCATCACTAGCCGAAGCGCGGCGGAATACCGCCCGATGGGTCTGGCAATGGGACCGGATGGTGCCCTCTTTATCTCCGACTCCCAAGAGGGGCGCATCTGGCGCGTGGTATATACCGGTAAAGAGAACAACGAAGAGAGGGGCGGAGGATAAGCTCCATGGCGTCAACACGCTACAACCAATGTTCATTACCTATTGA